The Candidatus Woesearchaeota archaeon genome contains the following window.
ACCTTGATGAGGTTATGGAAAGGGCAAGGAATGCTGGCTTGAAGCATATAGTCAGCAATGGGCTGGATGCCAAATCAAACAGGAGAGTTTTAGAGCTTGCCGGGAAATATGGTGAAATTAAGGCTGCCCTGGGCATTTACCCAATTGAAGCCCTGAAACTTAGAGATGATGAAATTGACGCTGAAATAGGGTTTATACGGCAAAACAAGGGCAAAATAATTGGGATAGGAGAGGTAGGAGTGGATTATCACTGGGACAAGACTCCTGAAGGCCATGCCCGGCAAAAGGGCATTTTCTCAAAATTTATCAGCCTGGCCAGGGAGATTGATGTTCCCCTTATTGTGCATTCCAGGGATGCGGAGGCAGACACTGTAGATATCCTGGAACATGAGGGATGCAAAAAGGTAGTGATGCACTGCTTTGGCGGGAGCATGGAGCTTGTTGAGAGGATTGAAAAAAACAGGTGGGTGCTTTCCATACCGGCAAATGTGGTTGTTTCAGGGCATTTCCAGAAGATTGTGAAAAAAGTCAGCATAACGCAGCTTTTGACCGAGACTGACGCGCCCTATCTGGGCCCTGAAAGAGGAAAAAGAAACGAGCCTGCAAATGTTTCCGGGGCTGTAAAAAAAATTGCTGAGCTTAAAGGCATGACTGAAGAGGAGACTGCAAAAAATATCTATATGAATTACCAAAAGAGTTTTGGATAAGGTTTTTATGCTTATACTCAATCTCACATATCAATTGTTTGGGCTCGTGGTCTAGTGGTATGACGTCGCCTTCACACGGCGGAGGTCACCGGTTCGAATCCGGTCGGGCCCATTAAAATAGAGAACTCAGTCGCTCTTTTTCCGCCTGTTTTTTATGTATTCCCGCCACTCTTCTTCCACTTCCTCATTGGTTCGCGGTGATGCCATCCAGCATTTTTTGATATAATTAGTATATTAATTTTTCTATGGCTGATAAGGGATGTGCCGAGCACAAAAGGCTATTTGCAGCCAGTCCGGTGCCATTAGATTTAAATAGGATGCTATATTTAAGGCTCTCAGAAAAGAGGTAAATGCCATGCTTATATTCAGGGGCCAAATAAATGCACACTCAGCAATATCTGATACAAACAGGAATAGACGGGTTCATCAGGCTTATTAGGGCCAGGAATAGGATATCCTTGGGAGAGGCAGCAAGGGAACTCGGGCTGCCGGGCAACATTGTCAACAATTGGGCATATTTCTTGGAGGAGCTGGGCATTGTACGCATAAGCTATGGCCTAAAGGACATAGTCGTGGAAGTCAATAAGCCAGGCAATACAGAGCTTTTGAAAGAAGAGGATAGGATGATCTCAAATGTCAATCAGATGAGAATCCATCATGCCAACCTGCAGGACTCGCGGGCAGAAGCCAAAAAGGAATTGGATCAGTCGCGAAAAGCAGGCATCAGGGCCAATTCCCTGGATATCTATCCAAATGTGCCGGTTGCCCAATTTAAAATTGAAAGCTTCATGGGTAAAATCAAATTTGACAAAAAGACCATGAAGCAGCTGAAAAGATATTCAGTTTTGCAGAACAAGCACCTAAAAAGCATAGACATCCAATTAAAGAAGAATGCAATGGCCCAGAAAAAACTCAGGGATTATGTCAAAAGCAGAAATAACAGGCTGGCAATGAAAAATATTTTCCTGGAAAGAAGGATGAAGCTCATTAAAAAGACAATAAATGCGCTTAACAGCAAAATCTTGAAGTCCAGTCTGAAGGATTGATAGGGTTTCTGGTGTTTATGCCAAGAAAATAATGCATATTCCAAATAAACAGATTAAACAATAATCTTAAATACCCGCAGCAATTATTTCAGCCCATGGAAGAGAATAAAAAATCAGAAGATGTCTATGACATGGCCATAATTGGCAGCGGAGTTGTTGGCTATGGCACAGCCATGTATGCTGGCAGGTTCCACATGAAAACAATAGTGATAGGCGACGCCCCTGGCGGCGTTATAACCACTACTGACGTTGTTGAAAATTACCCTGGCTTCAAAAGGCTTACCGGAATTGAGCTTGCAGAAAAGCTGAAGGAGCACGCGGCTGAGTACAAGAGCGTCACATTGCTTGATGACAGGGTTACAAATGTGAAAAAGGGCTATGATGATTTATTTGAAATCATGACATTGGGCCAGAAGCGGGTCATCAGCAAGACAGTAGTCTTCGCAACTGGCACTGAATGGAAAAAATTAGGCGTGCCTGGCGAAAAAGAATATGCAAACAAGGGAGTGCACTATTGCGCCCTGTGCGACGGCGCATTCTACAAGGGAAAGGTTGTGGCAGTGATAGGAGGCGGCGATTCCTCTGCAAAGGATGCCCTGGTCATGACCCAATGGGCTGAAGTGGTGTACATCATTTACAGGGGAGCCAAGATCAGGCCCGAGCCCGTGACATATGATAGGGTACTGGCAAACAAGAAAATAAGATTGATACATGACACCAATGTGAAGGAGATTAAAGGTGACAAATTTGTGACGCACGTTATGCTTGACAATCCTTACAACAACAGCCACGAGTTCAAGCTGGATGCAGTTTTTATTGCGATTGGGCACATACCCTTGTCAGGCCTTGCCGCGCAGCTGGGTGTAAAGGTCAATGCAAAGGGAGAAATCATGATTGACAGGGACAGCCAGACAAATATACCAGGGGTGTATGCGGCAGGAGATGTCGTGGATACAAGGTTTAAGCAGGCAATTACAGGCGTTGCCGAGGGAGTTAAGGCAGCATATTCTGCCTATGACTTCATTGAAAAAACCAAGAAATGATTTTCTAAATGCATTACAGGGTTTTTTGTTTCAGCCAGATGATTCCGGAATCTGTGAAATGAGCATCTCTTCCCCTATGTGCACGGCAAGGCTGTTTGCAAGGCTTTTGGCCTCCACAAAATTACCCTTCTTGTTTTCGCTTTTTGCCTGGGCCATCTCTGAGTCCATGTCATCATAGTGCTTCTTTGTAAAAAAAGAGTTGCCCCTGGTTTGGGCCAAAAGGGATTCTGCACGACTGATGGCTTCGTCTGTTGATTTCTCCGTTATGCCTTCCCAGCCCTTATTGACCAAATCCTTGTTCAGATTCTCGACCGGCTTAACCAATGAATCAATCAGAAAATCATTTGCCAGCCTTTCCTTTGCTGTGATTTTTTCAGGATAATAATCGGCGAGCTCAGCAATTTCAATTGCGTGGAGCTGGAGGGAAGCGATAAATCCTTCCCTGAAAAGAAATTGCTCAGTTACGGGACCAGAATCATAGATGGACATGAATGATGCTGCCTGGGATATTGCCTCAGCCTGCAGCTTAGCGGCCTTTTGCGCCTTGGAAGCCTTGCTGCCCTCAATCAGCTCACGGATTTCTGCAATCCTCTCATTCGCATTCTGAAAAAGCTTGTCCACTTTTTCCTCCTGGCTGAAAGTTGTCCAAAGGCTGATTCTTTCGGCAAATGTGTCCAGGCTGTAAAATATTGATGTTGGCAGGACGCCGGCGCTGATTTCAACGGTTTCTCCTTCCTCGGATTCTTCATGTGCAAATACCGGAATGGAAACTAAGAGAAATGCTGCAATGAATGGGAATAGTTTTTTAGCCGACATTTTGCAACCATTACAATTATTGTAAAGCAAAATCCTCGGTTATATAAATGTTATTATTTGCTGGGCTGTTAAGTTAGCGTCACTTGGACGATGGATTTAAAAGTGCTTGCAAGTCATTTTAGTCAAATGCATAGATAAAGGAATCAGATTACATACTGCGCAAGAGTTTGGAGGTATTGACCACCGAAAAAACCTGCCCCTTCCAGCGGGGCATTCTTGTAAAGCTCGCCTAATTTCACTTTTGGATAAATTAGCTTGTCAGCCAATGGACTTATTGCACCGAAAAAAGCCGCACGGCCCAGGGCATACAATGGTGTAGCAGCTGGAAAAATGTAGTTTGTGATCAATCCGGCAAGGACGCCCATGGCAATATTCTCTAATTTTGACGGCGACTTGGCATCACCAGAATCATGGTGGCCGTTTTCGTGATTTTCATTCGAGTGATTTTCTGACATAGTGACTAGAAAATTGGAACGTTATTTTTGCAACCCGCTTTTTACTGCATCGTCATATACTTTTTGTGCGCCTGAATCAGCCGGAGCCAGCAGTTTCTTTGCTTGGTCTTCTGTTGTCGCTGAAGCTGCACCATATATGAATTTGAGGGCTTCTGCAAAATCCATTGTCTTGTAGATGTGATAGTCAGCCTTGCCGTCCAATGGCTTGTCGCCGCCGTCTGTCACGAGCCTGAATTCCAGCCCATCATTTGCCTTCCTGAACATTGTCAATATCAGCGCTTCTTCCTTGCTGTCTGGACTCCTGAAGTATGCCATGGTCGCGTGATCATATGTTTTGCCGCCAAGAGTGACATTTTCTTTTTCAATTGAGTACTGCCAACCGCCGCCTTCTGATTCTGATATTTTATGCCTGCTGCCATTTTCCTGCAACTGCCTTAGAATCCTTTCAACTTCAGCTTTTGACGCTGGCTGTGCAACGCCGGAAAGCAAAGTGGCCAAAGTTAAGGCTAGAATTTTATTTCCTGAGGGGTGTGTTGCCATGAGAATAGTTAGGGAAAGGTTGTTTTTAAATCTTTGCATTCTGTTACTACTTTTAAGTTAAAATATATTCCATGACGATGCATGCCACATTGCCTGAAGGATGTAAATTATAATGACTTGAATAAGCCCTGCCCGGATAGAAATATTTATATATCAATATATCAATAGATGTTGATATGAAAGAAAAGCTGACCATCTTCAGGGCGCTTGGAGAGGAAACCAAGTTTAGGATACTGAAGGCACTTATCCATGGGGAGAAATGCGCATGTGAACTACCGGAGATAATTAAGAAAACCCAGTCAAACACATCAATGCATCTTGCAAAGCTTCAGGACTGGAGGCTGATATCCTCGAAAAGGGAGGGCAAGAAGATAATATATTCAATCAAGGACAAGAGAGTGTATGGCGCCCTCAGAATTGTCGGGATAAAAAAATGAAAATAGAGATACTCGGTCCAGGATGCTCAAAATGCAAGTTTCTGGAGGAGCAAGTCCAATTGGCCTGCAAAGAGGCAGGAGTTGAGGCAGAGATATCAAAAGTGATCGAAATTGATGAGATTGTTGCCAAAGGCGTTTTCTCAACTCCTGGGCTTATCATAGATGGAAAATTGAAAAGTTTTGGCAGGGTGCCAGCAATGCCCGAAATCAAGAATTTTCTAAAGGGAATGTAACCAGGATGGCAATATGGAAAAAAGGGAAATTATGCTAATGGCTGTGATTGCTGTTGTTTTCGGATTCTTTTATTTCCTCCCGGATAACAGTGAGTGGTTCAATTCGTCTGTGATCGCCGGGATTAATCTGTTGGGCGATTATGCAAAACAGCACATTCTAACATGCCTTGTTCCGGCCATGTTCATTGCCGGCGCAATTGCAGTATTTTTGAAAAAAGACAAGATTTTGAAATATTTGGGGAGGGATGCAAACAAATTTTTGTCTTACGGTGTTGCATCAGTCTCAGGTGCCATATTGGCAGTCTGCTCATGCACAATCCTTCCGCTATTTGCTGGCATCAGGAAAAGAGGCGCTGGTCTAGGGCCAGCGATAACATTTCTGTTCTCGGGTCCTGCTATAAATATTGCAGCTATTTTTCTGACGATTGGTGTTTTGGGCACGGGCATTGGCTTTGCCAGGATCATAGGCTCCATACTAATTTCCCTAATAGTTGGGTTGGCCATGGCATGGATTTTCAGGGAGGATGTTGAAAAGGGAGAATTCTTTTCCGGAGAGGAAGAAAAGCATAAAATTTCAAATGGAGTTATTGCTATATTTTTTGCATTGATGATTGGGTTCCTTATTGTAAATGGATTGCAAATTGGCCAATCGGCAAAATATTACATCATGGCAGCGCTGGGACTCGGCATAATTTTAATTGCTATGTTTAAATTCAATAAAGAGATGAGGCATGATTGGCTTGGTGAAACATGGAGCTTCGCAAAGCTGATTTTGCCTTTGCTTTTTATTGGCGTGTTTGTAGCTGGATTCATAATGCCGTTGCTGCCTGAGGAAGTCATAACAAATCTCGTCGGTAAAAATTCTGTTGTGGGAAACCTTATAGCTTCAATTTTTGGAGCGTTCATGTATTTCTCCACATTAACTGAAATACCTATCGTGCAGGCTTTTATGTCAAAAGGTATGGCTGATGGGCCAGCTCTTGCATTGCTTCTGTCTGGGCCGAGCCTGAGCCTGCCCAGCATGCTGGTAATAAGGAAAATCCTGGGCACTAAGAAAACGCTGGTGTATGCTCTGCTTGTAATTTTGTCCTCAACCGCTGCCGGGCTGGCATTTGGAAACTTTATTTGAAGGGTTAAAAGCCCCTGGAGGGATTTGAACCCTCGACCTCCTGCTTACGAGGCAAGCGCTCTGCGACTGAGCTACAGGGGCACAAAATAGCTTGCTTATGAGAACTAAATCAGATCGTCGTTAAAATCTTTTCCTTATCGTTGCTGAATTTCTTCTGGCAGGCTGAGCAGACAAGGTGCTTCTTGCCTTTCTTGTCCTTGATGAAAGTCCCGACAGGCTTTTTCAGGAATGTTTCCTGGATTTCGGTTTTGCAGATTGCGCATTTCATTGCACATGATAATAAAGGGCATTTTATAAGGCTTGTGCATAAAATGAAATGGGCACAGCAGAATTCGCGGTCGTTGTTCCAACGACTTTATTTTTCTCCCCGCACTAACCCGAGGGGGAGAAAAATAAACCCTCATTTAATGTAGTTAAATGAGGGCGCGAATTTGATATATGACCATCATGGATGACACAAGTATCGTCTTGATGAATTATATGCAAAAGAATAAAAACCCGTGCCACTGAGCAGGATGCATGGACAGAAGGCAATACCAGGCAGCACAGTATATCTTCATCCTGGTATTTCTGGGATTTTTTATTTATGTTGTGTCGCGCAGGTGCGACTCAACCCTGACAGGCACGATTTTTTGCTGGCCAAAGGTTTTGGGCGTTTCAGCATGGTTCGTGTCCGCATTGGTATTGCTCAAAATATCATATGCCAGGCTTAAAAGAGGAAGTGATGCAAAAGAAGCCTTTGTATTTTGGTTCATAAACGCCCTTATTATGGCGCTTCACATTGCCTTGTTTGTTTTCATGTTCGTGTGGAATTATATATAATGAAGGCCTGAAATGGCATGCCCGGGCATGCTGTCACGTATAGCAACCTTTATAAATGGCCCCAAATTTCTGGAATATAGGTATTTAAACATTGGTCGAAGAAGTTTAAATATGTGTTCCCACGCCTGAAAAAAAGCTTTTCAGTACAAGGGCAGAGTTATCTGATTCTCTCTTGAAAGGCTTTAGAAAAAGGCGGTTTAGGAAGTGCTGGGCAAATGCCTCACAAACCTATGCTCAAGACAGGGGACTCTCTAAAAAATGCCACGAACAAGAACACCGCATCGGGGAAGTTTGCAGGTATGGCCTAGAGTAAGGGCTAAAAGGGCCTATCCCAGGATTAGGACCTGGAAAGGCGCCAAGGAGGCCAGGCCTTTGGGGTTCCCGGGCTATAAAGCAGGAATGACCCATATCATGCTTGCCGACAACCGCCAGCATTCGATGACAAAAGGCAAGGAGATATTCATGCCCGTCACAATCCTGGAGTGCCCCCCGCTCAAGGTTGCTTCTGTCCGTTTTTACAAAAAATCCACATATGGCCTGTCTGTTTCTTCCGAAATTTTTGCCGAGAAGCCTGAAAAGGAGCTTGGCAGGAAAATATCACTGCCCAAGAAAGCCAGCAAGAAAATTGACGACTTTAAGGCAGAGGACTATCATGATATCAGGATTTTGGCTTATACGCAGCCTAAGCTCACTGGCATTGGCAAGAAGAAGCCAGAGGTTTTTGAGCTGGGCATTGGCGGAAGCGTCCAGGAAAAGCTGAATTATGCAAAAGCCATGCTTGGAAAGGACATCCGGATAAATGATTTCGCAAAAGAAGGCAAGGTTGTGGACATCCATGGTGTGACCAGGGGCCATGGAACACAGGGGCCGCGCAGAAGGTTTGGAGTCATGCTTAGGCAGCACAAATCAGAAAAAGCAATCAGGAATCCAGGCAACGTCGGACCATGGACAGGGCCGGCGTCATGGAGGGTTGCCCACGCCGGCAAAATGGGATATCACCAGAGGACAGAATACAACAAATGGATTGTAAAGATCGGGGACAATCCTGCTGATGTGATGCCAAGAGGGGGCTTAACCCATTACAGCAATATCAAAAACCAGTATGTTTTGGTCAAGGGCTCATTGCCAGGCTCGACAAAGAGAATGATAATGATGACAGACGCAAGAAGGGACCACAAGAAATTCCCAAGGGATGCGCCTGCAATCTCAATCATAAGCACTGACCCAAAAAAATAAACCGTGAAGCCGAATGAAAATACCAGTTGTCAATGCAATGAAAAATGAAGTCAGCAAGAAGGAGCTTCCAAGGCAGTTTGCCGAGGAGTTCAGGCCTGACATTATCAAGAGGGTAGTCATTGCAATCCAGGGCAAGAAAAGGCAAAGGTATGGGGCCTTTCCAATGGCTGGAAAGCAGAGCAGCGCAGTTGTGTCCAGGAGAAGAAGGGATTACCGAGGCTCGTATGGCCTGGGAATATCAAGAGTCCCCAGAAAAATAATGAGCAGCAGGGGAACCAGGATGAACTGGGTCGGCGCTTTTGCACCCGGAATGGTCGGCGGGAGGAGGGCGCACCCCCCGAAAGCAGAAAAGAGCTTTGACCTCAAGGTCAACAAGAAAGAAAGAAGAAAGGCTATCAGGAGCGCCCTGGCCGCGACAATGGACAAGAATATCGTTATGCAGAGAGGCCACCTTGTCCCAGAGAATTTCCCATTCATAATTGAATCGCAGATTGAAAACATGGAAAAGACCAATGAGATTTTCAGGGCCCTGAAAGCATGGGGGCTTGAGAATGAGTATGCCAGAAATTCAGAGAAAAAAGTCAGGGCTGGCCGAGGAAAAAGCAGGGGAAGAAGGTACAAGATGAACAGGGGCATGCTGCTTGTGGTGTCCAAGGACTGCGGGCTTTACAGGAGATGCTCCAACCTGCCCGGTGTGGAGATCGAAATTGTCAGCAACCTGAATGCTGAAATGCTGGCCCCTGGAACTTACCCAGGAAGGCTGACACTGTTCACGGAAGCTGCAATCGACAGGCTTGCCAATGAGAACCTTTTCACAGATGAATTCAGGGCAGCCGCAGAAGGTCAGAGTGCACCTGCAAAACCAGGGGAAAAAACCGAGGCAAGAAAAGCCGAGAAAGCTGACATGCCAGCCAAGGCCAAAAGGCTAGTGGCAAAAACAGGCACGAAAAAAAGCGCTTCCAGAAAGGCCGGTGAATGATTATGGAAATTGGCGAAGTCATAAAATACCCATTGGCGACTGAAAAATCAATCAGGCTCATGGAGTCTGAGAACAAGCTGATATTCGTAGTGGACAGAAGGGCAACCAAGTTCGACGTGAAAAAGGCAATTGAAGAGACTTTCAAAGTGAAAGTTGACAGTGTCAGGACATACAATGCGCCGACTGGCGAAAAAAAGGCATACATCAAATTCAACAGGTCAACCCCTGCCATTGACTTGGCAACCAACTTGGGGCTGATGTAATTAGAGGAGGAACGAAGTGCAGGGAGCCATGGGATTGAAGCGCAGCGGAAATCCTATCAATACAATTCCGTGTTAACTGAGGCCAGTTATGGGAAAGAACTTGATTCAGCAGAAACGGGGAAAGGGTTCGCCTAGATATCGCGCTCATAGTTTTTATTATAAGGCCGAGGCAAAATTGCCCAGAGTGGCGCAGACAACAGTAATCGGAAAAATTGTGGATATTGTAAAATGCCCGGGCCATTATGCCCCCTTGGTTGACATCAAGCTCGACAATGGCGAGCAATGCTTCATCATTGCGCCAGAAGGCATCAGGGTAGGCGAGGAGATACAGGTTGGCCAGGATGCGCAGGTAAGGCCTGGCAACATTCTGCCATTAAAGAATATTCCTGAGGGGACATCAATTTGCAACATTGAAGCGCATCCGGGGGACGGCGGCAAATTTGTGCGCTCAACCGGCGGATTCGCCAGGGTTTTGGGAAGGCTGCCTCGAAGCGTGACATTGCTCCTGCCTTCAAAGAAAAGGAAGGAATTCAACCCAGAATGCAGGGCAATTGTTGGCATAGTAGCAGGAAGCGGAAGGCCCGAAAAGCCGCTGCTCAAGGCGGGCAACAATTATTTCAGGATGACAGCCAGGAACAAGGTATGGCCAAAGGTATCGGGAACATCACAGAACTCAGTCAACCACCCATTCGGCGGGTCAAGGTCAAGCAAGAAGGGAATACCGACCATAGCGCCAAAGAATGCGCCGCCAGGAAGAAAGGTTGGCAAGATCAGGCCGAGAAGGACAGGATACAAGAGGTAAAGCTGTCAAGCATTCATGAGGTAACCAAATGGCAAAAAAGGAATTCACCTACCGTGGAAAAAGCGTCCAGGAACTGAAGGAAATGAGCGACAAGGAATTTGCCATGCTCATAAATTCAAGGGAAAGAAGGAAAATTGTCAAGAGGGGATGGACCGAAGAGCAAAAAAAACTGCTCAAGAGAATCAGGTCAGGCAAGAGGAATATTGAAACGCACTGCAGGGACATGGTCATCATGCCGGTCATGCTTGGCATGACAATCAAGGTATTCAACGGCAAGGAATTTGTGCCAATCATGATCAATGAGGAAATGCTGGGCCACAGGCTTGGCGAGTTTTCAATCACAAGAAAGAGGGTTGAGCACAGCGCACCAGGAATTGGCGCTACAAGAAGCAGCTCAGCGATTTCAGTCAGGTAAGGGGGATAAGCAATGTCAATCAAGTATGGAATGGCAAAATTTCCGGAAAATTATGCAAAAGCCATGGGAAGGGATTTGCCAATTTCAACAAAACAAAGCATAGAAATTTGCAAGTATGTGCAGGGGATGAGGCTTTCAAGGGCAAAGAGCATCCTGCAGGATGTTATACTCGGCAAAAAGGCAGTGCCATTTACAAGGCATACTTTTGACCTTGGCCACAAGAAGGGGATTGGGCCGGGAAGATATCCAATGAAAGCCAGCGAGTCTATCCTCAGGATATTGAATTCAGTTGAGGCCAATGCGCAAACAAAGGGCCTGAGTGCAAATGACCTTGTCATACTGCATATAGCGGCAAACAAGGCAGCAAGGCCTTGGCGGTATGGAAGGCAGACAAGAAGGAAGGCAAGAAGAACTCACATTGAAGTTGTTGTATCTGAAAAAAAGGCAGAATCAAAGGCCGAAGCCAGGGGCCATGCAAGGAAAGGCCAGGGAAGCACAGCAGGCGCTAAGCCAGCAGCAGGCAAAGAGGCGAAACAATGATTGAAAGGCAGTTTGTTGCACAGAAAATAAAGGAATACCAGATCCAGGAATACATCAGAAATACCCTCAAGAGAGTCGGGCATTCGCACACAAAGCTCCAGAAAACCCCGTTGGGAGAAAAAATAATCATCCATGCCCTAAGGCCAGGCCTTGTAGTCGGCAAAAAAGGGCAGAACATCAAGAAGCTTACAAACACATTGAAGCGGAAATTCAATCTTGAAAATCCACAAATAGAAATTGCCGAGGTCGAGGCGCCTTACCATGACGCACATATTGTCAGCGAAAGGATTGCTGAATCCCTGGAAAAATTCGGCTCGGCAAGGTTCAAGGGCATCAGCCACAAGGCAATGGAAGACACAATGAAGAATGGCGCCTTGGGGATTGAGATACTCATTTCAGGAAAAGTGCCAAGCGCACGCGCAAAACAGTGGAGATTCTACACTGGCTACCTGAAGAAAAGCGGGGACATTGCACAGATAGGCGTGAACAAGGCGTATGCAGAGGCCCAGCTGAAAACCGGAACA
Protein-coding sequences here:
- a CDS encoding TatD family hydrolase, producing MGLLVDVHAHLDSEKFKTDLDEVMERARNAGLKHIVSNGLDAKSNRRVLELAGKYGEIKAALGIYPIEALKLRDDEIDAEIGFIRQNKGKIIGIGEVGVDYHWDKTPEGHARQKGIFSKFISLAREIDVPLIVHSRDAEADTVDILEHEGCKKVVMHCFGGSMELVERIEKNRWVLSIPANVVVSGHFQKIVKKVSITQLLTETDAPYLGPERGKRNEPANVSGAVKKIAELKGMTEEETAKNIYMNYQKSFG
- a CDS encoding FAD-dependent oxidoreductase is translated as MEENKKSEDVYDMAIIGSGVVGYGTAMYAGRFHMKTIVIGDAPGGVITTTDVVENYPGFKRLTGIELAEKLKEHAAEYKSVTLLDDRVTNVKKGYDDLFEIMTLGQKRVISKTVVFATGTEWKKLGVPGEKEYANKGVHYCALCDGAFYKGKVVAVIGGGDSSAKDALVMTQWAEVVYIIYRGAKIRPEPVTYDRVLANKKIRLIHDTNVKEIKGDKFVTHVMLDNPYNNSHEFKLDAVFIAIGHIPLSGLAAQLGVKVNAKGEIMIDRDSQTNIPGVYAAGDVVDTRFKQAITGVAEGVKAAYSAYDFIEKTKK
- a CDS encoding winged helix-turn-helix transcriptional regulator gives rise to the protein MSIDVDMKEKLTIFRALGEETKFRILKALIHGEKCACELPEIIKKTQSNTSMHLAKLQDWRLISSKREGKKIIYSIKDKRVYGALRIVGIKK
- a CDS encoding TM0996/MTH895 family glutaredoxin-like protein; its protein translation is MKIEILGPGCSKCKFLEEQVQLACKEAGVEAEISKVIEIDEIVAKGVFSTPGLIIDGKLKSFGRVPAMPEIKNFLKGM
- a CDS encoding permease, translating into MEKREIMLMAVIAVVFGFFYFLPDNSEWFNSSVIAGINLLGDYAKQHILTCLVPAMFIAGAIAVFLKKDKILKYLGRDANKFLSYGVASVSGAILAVCSCTILPLFAGIRKRGAGLGPAITFLFSGPAINIAAIFLTIGVLGTGIGFARIIGSILISLIVGLAMAWIFREDVEKGEFFSGEEEKHKISNGVIAIFFALMIGFLIVNGLQIGQSAKYYIMAALGLGIILIAMFKFNKEMRHDWLGETWSFAKLILPLLFIGVFVAGFIMPLLPEEVITNLVGKNSVVGNLIASIFGAFMYFSTLTEIPIVQAFMSKGMADGPALALLLSGPSLSLPSMLVIRKILGTKKTLVYALLVILSSTAAGLAFGNFI
- a CDS encoding 50S ribosomal protein L3 — translated: MPRTRTPHRGSLQVWPRVRAKRAYPRIRTWKGAKEARPLGFPGYKAGMTHIMLADNRQHSMTKGKEIFMPVTILECPPLKVASVRFYKKSTYGLSVSSEIFAEKPEKELGRKISLPKKASKKIDDFKAEDYHDIRILAYTQPKLTGIGKKKPEVFELGIGGSVQEKLNYAKAMLGKDIRINDFAKEGKVVDIHGVTRGHGTQGPRRRFGVMLRQHKSEKAIRNPGNVGPWTGPASWRVAHAGKMGYHQRTEYNKWIVKIGDNPADVMPRGGLTHYSNIKNQYVLVKGSLPGSTKRMIMMTDARRDHKKFPRDAPAISIISTDPKK
- the rpl4p gene encoding 50S ribosomal protein L4, which codes for MKIPVVNAMKNEVSKKELPRQFAEEFRPDIIKRVVIAIQGKKRQRYGAFPMAGKQSSAVVSRRRRDYRGSYGLGISRVPRKIMSSRGTRMNWVGAFAPGMVGGRRAHPPKAEKSFDLKVNKKERRKAIRSALAATMDKNIVMQRGHLVPENFPFIIESQIENMEKTNEIFRALKAWGLENEYARNSEKKVRAGRGKSRGRRYKMNRGMLLVVSKDCGLYRRCSNLPGVEIEIVSNLNAEMLAPGTYPGRLTLFTEAAIDRLANENLFTDEFRAAAEGQSAPAKPGEKTEARKAEKADMPAKAKRLVAKTGTKKSASRKAGE
- a CDS encoding 50S ribosomal protein L23, with the protein product MEIGEVIKYPLATEKSIRLMESENKLIFVVDRRATKFDVKKAIEETFKVKVDSVRTYNAPTGEKKAYIKFNRSTPAIDLATNLGLM
- a CDS encoding 50S ribosomal protein L2, whose product is MGKNLIQQKRGKGSPRYRAHSFYYKAEAKLPRVAQTTVIGKIVDIVKCPGHYAPLVDIKLDNGEQCFIIAPEGIRVGEEIQVGQDAQVRPGNILPLKNIPEGTSICNIEAHPGDGGKFVRSTGGFARVLGRLPRSVTLLLPSKKRKEFNPECRAIVGIVAGSGRPEKPLLKAGNNYFRMTARNKVWPKVSGTSQNSVNHPFGGSRSSKKGIPTIAPKNAPPGRKVGKIRPRRTGYKR
- a CDS encoding 30S ribosomal protein S19, whose translation is MAKKEFTYRGKSVQELKEMSDKEFAMLINSRERRKIVKRGWTEEQKKLLKRIRSGKRNIETHCRDMVIMPVMLGMTIKVFNGKEFVPIMINEEMLGHRLGEFSITRKRVEHSAPGIGATRSSSAISVR
- a CDS encoding 50S ribosomal protein L22; the protein is MSIKYGMAKFPENYAKAMGRDLPISTKQSIEICKYVQGMRLSRAKSILQDVILGKKAVPFTRHTFDLGHKKGIGPGRYPMKASESILRILNSVEANAQTKGLSANDLVILHIAANKAARPWRYGRQTRRKARRTHIEVVVSEKKAESKAEARGHARKGQGSTAGAKPAAGKEAKQ
- a CDS encoding 30S ribosomal protein S3 — its product is MIERQFVAQKIKEYQIQEYIRNTLKRVGHSHTKLQKTPLGEKIIIHALRPGLVVGKKGQNIKKLTNTLKRKFNLENPQIEIAEVEAPYHDAHIVSERIAESLEKFGSARFKGISHKAMEDTMKNGALGIEILISGKVPSARAKQWRFYTGYLKKSGDIAQIGVNKAYAEAQLKTGTIGIQVRIMPPDIELPDDIEVVEDATTEVHEISAQQNEASGEKIEADAEKSEEEPAEKTAKTRKKAPRKKKAAESGNESKDEAKDESTGSG